The genomic DNA GTGACTGTAAGCAGAATAAATCACAGAGAGGGGCAGAATTCACACCTGGCAGTGGAACCTGCAGCCCCGGCGGTATTGTgcagaaagaaatgtgctgattatttcaaatatggccgacgtattttattttttttttcccctgcactcgctgagatttttttttttctttctttctgcattaTTCAGGCGCTCTTGTCAACAATCCCTCTCGTACAATCGacaaggaggggaggggggggagtcgGATGTGTTGTGCACAAAGTGTCAGGGAAAAGTTCAACAATGCATCGCTCGCTTCCAGCCTGTCACACTTTTgctataatttttttttttttttttttttttgcgcctTTTCTTAAAAGTAACCAATGAGAAAACTCAAATGAAGAGCTTTGTACTCTAATTGTGCTTGAGCACCTTGCGACAGGTTTGAGCGCCCTTCTGCCGAAAGCTGGCTGCAGCAGATTATTGAAGCCTCCCGATGGCGCAGGTCTGATTCTTCTCTTCACCTGTGacagttgttttatttactccgtgtgtgtgtgtgtctgtgtgtgtgtgtgtgtgtgtgtgtgtgtgtctgtgtgtgtgtgtgtgtgtgtgcgcgcagtGAGCAGCCACATTCTGGAAGTGACACATCCTCCGCAGGGGATCAGCTGCACAGACTCCCACCCACTCCTGGCAGAGCTGTGCAAAGGGGGCAGATTGATCCAGCGGCGGCTGTCTGACCATCGGCCCGGGCTGTGCGGAGACGCTCCCAGCGGACACCTGGCCCCATCATACTCCATCTTTGCCATCCTTCCCTCCAGATACAACAACCCCCAGGCCGACTTCAAACCCCGAACTAGTACCAGACACAAAGGGGGAGCTGTGTGACTCGGGACGAGGCCGGTTTCATAGCTGCTGATGATCACAGTGCGCCCAAGGAGCGCCACATGAACGCACATCCAACCACCTGCCTCTGCTGCCTCAGTCTGGACTGCCCTCGGTTCAAGTCCCAGACTCTGTCCAAATCCAAAAACAGTATCCAATGTTTGAAGAATgaatgtttacttttatttagttttacttcattttatctttttttttttttcggccAACAGGTCCGTGCAGGGTGGGAAATTGagttttgtttgtgaaatatgTCCGCGGCCGCAGAGCTCAACTCTAGGCCCCGCCTCTATTCTAAAACTAAGTTTGCTATTTAAAGCGTTTGGAGAGCTTTGGGATTCATTTGCCAGCTTTAAGTGACACACTGTGgctctttttcttatttttattagcaggtgtatgaatgtgatacCGACACAtcccacaaaacaaaaacctacacatctgtttttgtgcccactttaaaaaaaaaatcggggctcacatcatttaaaaactgaGCGTTCATATCGAAGCAGTGGCTCTGTCTTACTCAACATCCATCAATACTTCCATCATGTGTGTCCCTGCTTGATCTCAGTCCCCGCCTCGTCAATCCGATCAGCATTTATCTCCCGTTAGTTTCACAGCGATGGGTCTTTCTCGTTCATCGTGGTCCCCAACAATCACACGCAGCTGCACTTGTACAATGTGAGCCCATACAATAATAAACACTGAATAATAGATATActacctgaattatttaaagtcACTTTTATACACAGTGAATGTTGGATTTGCACTGAGTGATGAAGGAGATGGAGGTGTGTTTGGAATCATACAGGGCctggatttttcttttattaaccCCCATTGTACCTGTTTGTTGCACTCGGCCAGGCCactttcttttatatttaattaaaatgtttatatgcACAAGAAAACTGCACTTTTGTTACTTCATTTGGTCTCCTGGTTGatttcttccttcttcttcttctttttaaaatttgactcTAACAAATCTTTGCACCAAAACATgttctgcattttttaaaagcaataaTATAGTCCACACACTGAGGGTATTGAAATGTTTCCTTAGTGCAAGATGTTGCTACactgtggggtgtgtgtgtgtgtgtgtgtgtgtggagggggggggtaGTGGGGGAGCAACAGATGAGGCAACTGTGTGGAAAATGTTGCCTTGAAGTTTTGAAGTTTGTAAATCTGCCTTTTGGGTATTGCAGAGATGCGTGCTTTCCTGCAGCCATGAATTAGCCCTCTTCATTGTGAGTCaattaaagagaaacagagacacctAGTGGACAACAGAGGTTACTACAGGTCGTTATCATAAGCGTGTGCTTCCGTCtccaggcagacagacagacagacagacagaaagtgaaacTATAAAGACAAGTTGTGAAGGTAAGCTGTGCATGGAGCATGGCTGATAAACGCGGAGATGTCGTGGAGATGGACGCGTCGGAGCGGAGCAGGACGGTGGTCGTGTCCGGTGTGCCCAAAGTGTTACCCGTCGACAGGATGATTGACAAGCTGACCGTACATTTCCAGAGGCGCCGGAGGAGTCACGGAGGGGACGTCGAGGTGGTTCGATACCCGACCCACTTGGACGGAGTGGCGTATGTCACTTTCGACAAACCTGCAGGTAAATGAAGCagaagctacaagctaaacaGAAGCTCCTgtctagagagagaggagggggaggagggagggagggagggagggagggggggggggggggggtaattctTAAGCTTTATCTGTTTATAGTGAAGACCCCCAAACTACTACACAATTATATTCCGATCACAAAGTTGAGCACTAATTAATTACACCCGGCCATCTTTGAAAACCACACTACTGCCATACTGTGtagtttttcttcaaaataaaatgcctctcttcccttcaaaataaaatgtaaggcTGGCCGttattgtccaaaaaaaaaaaagattataatcATACGTTGATATTTTTAGCTGAATACATGGTGTATATTTTGACAACaatttataaagaaataacaaaaccaAAGTCCGTCTTAAATCAAATGAACAGAAGCTGAATGGCTCACAGGTCTGCACTGtcaacatgaaaaatgacagaATGATGAACTAGGTTTTtgtgaaataacaaaatattaGATAAAATGACCCTTATATAAAATGAAGATAGCTGTGTATTTCGTCAAGCAGGCGGCTCTTTGAGTTTTTTCCTCAGAGAGGGCGATTTATTGTAACTCAACATAAACTATGTTAACACAGACGATACTGTCCTACCCTacatctcattttaaaatacatcaatattCATTTATGTCCCAGCCCTAATGCATACAATGACGAATCAAAGATTAAAGCAAGAACTAATTACTTGAtctaacttttttaaatgttaaaaaaatctgtgaatCTTGTTTCGTGATTTATCTAAAGTCATATTCATGTTTCTTTCTTAGATCTTCTTTCAAGCGTTCATTATAAAACACCCAGGTTGTGCATGTAATCTGCAAGTAAAGTCATGAATTGAGAAACGTGCAAAAAAACCCAATCGCGCAACAGACGGAGTATCTTCCCGTCCAGATGGTCTGAAGAGTCCGTCTGGAAATCCATCAAAAAGAACTAAGTGTTGCTAAAGGATCCACAGGGTTCTCCAAAGATGGCagtgatttttattattaatatcagATGTAATACTTGAGGGGCTCAGACTGTAGCGctgatataaaaacacacaggtatTATATGAATCGTATCCCGTTTTCATGCTGTAATTGGATCCTATGGGAATAAATTGCGGCGTCTATGATGGTAATTTAAAGCGGTGaaatataaatcaaacatttatttacatgcaGCGCTGCCTGGATGTATGTTCCCCCGACTTGCTGACATCAGATCGGTTTATAATGAGTGGAGCGAGGCTCTGTGCGCGCTCTGTGACGGGGGAAATAACAAGCATCGTGATAATGTTTGACATGTGAGACCACAGCAGAAACCAGCAACGGTGTTCTTTTGGCAGATGCAGAGAGGGCGGCGTTGAAGGAGGAGCAGATCATGATGGACGATGAGTTTCCCGCGGACTACCTTCTGACTGTGTTTCCTCTCACCAGCGATGTAAGCATGGGAATTAGTTTTGAGTCCTTTCACTTCCGCtgctctccctccatccctcttcCTCGACCTGTCCGGATGTCGCTCTCTACCAATGAGTCCAGTTCTGCTCAAGGCTTCTGCCAGTTAAAAGGACGTTTACCATATCCTGTCGCATTTTTtgcaggaaagccccttgagcatgctgctgtagtatccatgctttcacccattagtgtggtttctccttattggtcgcctccgcctcttcttttcgttttccactaaaagaccaagagctgacaacgccagcgccattttccactttttatcagacgttattctccattagaaggCGACCTacaatacgagtggtgaccgacagcggtgtgaaaatggtcttctcgtgtCATGACGACGAGCCTCCGCCCCCTGCTGCCATGGAGGGTTATTTCCTCTGAGGACGCGCGGGTGGtcggccgtcggctgtagtctttgcggtgtgttcaagtgcaactttttgccATCTGCTTGGTGCGTCCGGGCCTTAACAGgaagaaacctcgagcagaactaGACTCATTGGTGAACATTCATCTACTGCAGCTCGATGTGTTGAGAAAATGAGATTCCAaagagcatctttttttttatttatttggtgcTCTATAAAGGATCACACATTCATTCCTGTGCTGCAggtgtctctgtatgtctccAGGGCTCAGGTCGATCTTTCCCTGTTCGGCAGCGACCAAGCGTTCCTCATTCAGAGTCTGCGCTCGGCCCACAGGTCGCTACATTTCCTGCCTCTGCTCCAAGTGAGAAAAGCCACCGTAGAGGGGCCTTTAACCGCCGTCCAGGCCCTGAGAGACGACCTCATCCGCAGGGCCAACCTGCTTCAATCCCAAACTGCTGCCGTCCAAACACCAGAAACTCCTCTTAATCCAGAGGTCATATCTCATGGAGGGGTTGGAAGCTGTGCTAAAGCTAATCCGGCGAACAGCTTGTCAACACGGCTGCAGACCACAGGTGAAGTCAAAAGCCCGTCCTTAAAAACTCAAACTCCAAACGGTTCCTCGAGGCAAAAGGTTCAGGAGAGGGGCTCGGCTGAAGGACGCTTCTGTGACACAGACGTTGACGGAGCGAAGCAGAATTCTCAAAGCAGGGTCAACGCGGCCGCCGCGTCTAGAAGAAGCCCGGAAGTGTTCAAGCAACAGGCGGAAGAAAAGCTTCAAGAAGAGaacaatgtacaaaaacacaccacaccAGACGGGACAAAAAGGATGCAAAAAGAGAATCATTTGGATTCTCGCTGCGTTAACACTGGCTATCAGAAAGAATCCGATAGGAGGAGCTCGGCCACTGCTGCCGGATTTAAGGATGATTCAAACTCATCCGGGAGAAACACTGAGGAAACAGTCTGGGTCGACTCAAACACGCTTCAATACATTAGAAAATTCGAGAAGGAGAAATTGGACAAATGCTTGAGAGATGTTACTTCTGAATTCAGTGAAGGTTCTGACCTGGTGAGGGTGATCTTGTCTGGGAGGCAAACCTCCAAGGCGACCACAGTCATCCAGACGGCGTTGGAAGAGTTTCAGACTTTGATGGAGGCGTCGGCTACGACCTTAAGAGTCCACGAGATCGACTTGGGAGAGGAGGAGCGTcgacaaaaacaggaagtgattcgGATCTGCGACGAAGTGAATGACCTGATTGATGATGTTCTGTACATGTTTGAGGGTTCTCGTATTAAAATCATCGGCCCGTCATCGTCTAGTTATCTATTCTGCAGTTACGCAAAGGGTAGAATTTCTCATCTTCGATACAAATAACTGAAGTATTTAAAGTTGGAGCAAAAATAACTTGAGTGTAGTTTCACCGCTTACCACAAGATGGTGCTGTTGTTCTGCGTTTTGCCTTCTGTGATTGTCTTTTGGggtcatgatttgtttttttgttactcTCCAACAGTTTGTTCTTGATTAGATCTAgaaagtaaacattttatttgtcataGCTCAGAAAAGTCAGTTTAATGTGTAATAATGTGTAACCATTATGTTAACAGGCCCCCCCTTCATGATACATAACGTCACCTTGTGTAAGATTTTCCACCAACAGGCATCGGAGAAAAAAAGGCACCAAAAATAATCATTGTTCAttgcaacaaataaaaacatgaatttgcTCAAAAGTTGtcagaattattattttttttcttattattagtattattttttctttctaaatcttaatttaatcatctttttcctctttgtaccttttctttggatttttatttatttttattttatttcatgtatgtATTGTTGTATGTTtaatgtgccaggatgaacaaaatatgtgatgaaatatgacaacttgtgTAGTTAAACAGCCTGCAATgaagtattaaaaaaataataataatgtataataataataataataataataatgtatgtCCTGTGATAAGCAATGACTTACAGtaagtccctttttttttttttttttttttttttttttttgctgcattacAGATCTTgaccagtagggggcagtgTGGCACTTTCTCCCGCATAGTTTGCTGTTTAAAAATAGAGACTCTTGTATCTGCCACAGCCCTCCTCACCAGTGTTATAATGGAGGCTGGGTTTGGCAAGCAGGGTGCAGATTGGCAGACAAATGATGTCAGTTGGACGTCccattatgcacacacacacacacacacacacacgcacacactaacgcacacacacacacacacacactaacgcacacacatgcattcagaGTGCTGCACCTTCTCCGTGCATATGATGTGTGAAGATGCTCAGTGAAATCACGTTGTGTGgacagctccttttttttttttttttttttttgtgtgtctgtgattatTCAAATGAGCTCGCTCCACAGCCTCGATAATTGAttcattatgtaaaaaaaaaaaaagccacacttCCATAatgaacacagacaaacaaagacaatcACACAtctcccagacacacacacacacacacacacacacacacacacacacacacacacacacactgtggtttGTTACCATAGGAACATAGTGGAAGAGGTTGCCGAGCTGCAGTGCTGGGTATCGTTAGGGAAAGCTCTCGAACACAATGAAAGCATCCAGGAGGAGAGTGGCATCACATTTTCAGAAGAAGAACCCCTTCATCaaagacgagcagaggagagagcatTTCCTGTTAACACCCGGACCCCTCTGCTGCCCCCCCCGTGATAACACATCTTAACAATTACCCATTATTCAGGGGGAGGCTGGGGTCGTAAAATAGAAAGGTCAACAAGCAGAGAgcatggatttgtttttttttgtctttcttccgCAATGgtcctccatcttcttctttttttcatcctcattATGCATGAAGTATAATGAggtaactgtgttttttttttgaatatatTAAACATGTGTGACCTTCATGATGGAGGTCAGAAACAGCAGCGGACCAGAAAGGGACGTTTAACGGGGCGTGGGACCGTGGATGAATTACTGAGCAGGGTCCGAGGGTTCACGTTTCTCTAGGAAAGACGATCGTGataaaaaaagagttcaaatgACTTTATGTGATTGatcgtttgatttttatcacCATGGTTACCGCGGCTACATTCCCGCTGTTACTGTctaagtgagggacacgccctttttctgtgatatttatggtcttggtcttggtcttgtctcatctcatcctgtcttggtcttggtcttgtctcggtctcggtctcgtcctttcttggtcttggtcttgtcccgtcctgtcttggtcttggtcttggtcttggtcttgtctcgtctCGTCccgtcttggtcttggtcttggtcttgtctcggtcttgccctgccttggtcttggtcttgtctcgtcctgtcttggtcttggtcttggttttggtcttgtctcgtCTCGTCccgtcttggtcttggtcttggtcttggtcttggtcttgtcccgtcctgtcttggtcttggtcttgtctcgtcctgtctttgtcttggtcttggtcttggtcttgtctcgtctCGTCccgtcttggtcttggtcttggtcttgtctcggtcttgccctcccttggtcttggtcttgtctcgtcctgtcttggtcttggtcttggtcttggttttggtcttgtctcatcctgtcttggtcttgtctcgttctctccctgccttggccttggtcttgtctcggtctcggtctcgatccctaaatgtcttggtctcatctCGGTTTTGGGGCACTCTGGTCTCGtttatgtcttggtctcgatatGTCTTGGTCCACAACACTCATAAGTACAGGAGGCTGATTGACAATCAGAGAAGTGtcaaacaactacaaagacaaGCGAAAGGCCTACATCGATGTTGAACTATTTCAAAGactcaaaactacaaaaagatgCAAAATGACTACAAAGATGCTCAAATTACGAGACTAAACAACTCAACAGAGatcccaaaaaaaagaacaagtaaAAGCAAAATGAGTGTGAAGAGATTCccaaagaagagaaatgaaTAAAGTAGAGGTGAGGGTTGGTTGTAGGAGGGTCGTATGTCTTTGTCCAGCGCTCCATTGCCATGAAATGTTTCCGTCTTGTCTGGCCATGTTCAGGCACATACATCTTGTCGGTCAGAGGTTAGTCAGACATGCAGCAAGCCTCTGCATTTCTTTTCTCCCCACAGTGAGGCACGGGGTAGCTGGTGATGAATTGTTTCCCCCCAGGCGATGTGTGTGCGCGCGTTGCACTCGCAAATTGCGTCTTAATGATTCTCTTTACAGATC from Labrus mixtus chromosome 24, fLabMix1.1, whole genome shotgun sequence includes the following:
- the si:dkey-154b15.1 gene encoding uncharacterized protein si:dkey-154b15.1, whose product is MADKRGDVVEMDASERSRTVVVSGVPKVLPVDRMIDKLTVHFQRRRRSHGGDVEVVRYPTHLDGVAYVTFDKPADAERAALKEEQIMMDDEFPADYLLTVFPLTSDVSLYVSRAQVDLSLFGSDQAFLIQSLRSAHRSLHFLPLLQVRKATVEGPLTAVQALRDDLIRRANLLQSQTAAVQTPETPLNPEVISHGGVGSCAKANPANSLSTRLQTTGEVKSPSLKTQTPNGSSRQKVQERGSAEGRFCDTDVDGAKQNSQSRVNAAAASRRSPEVFKQQAEEKLQEENNVQKHTTPDGTKRMQKENHLDSRCVNTGYQKESDRRSSATAAGFKDDSNSSGRNTEETVWVDSNTLQYIRKFEKEKLDKCLRDVTSEFSEGSDLVRVILSGRQTSKATTVIQTALEEFQTLMEASATTLRVHEIDLGEEERRQKQEVIRICDEVNDLIDDVLYMFEGSRIKIIGPSSSSYLFCSYAKGRISHLRYK